In Rubrivirga marina, the following are encoded in one genomic region:
- a CDS encoding PorV/PorQ family protein, which produces MPTSLARPTGGVLRLALLAAVLVALPASAQSGTAAAEFLNVPIGARATAMGGAFGATAADASALYWNPAGLAGMRDAQAQFEYAQWYVGSDVNFASAASPTPFGVVAVGVTALTYEDMDVIEESGNSQLPSGETFAAGSYAVSLGYGRQLTDRFSLGGTVKVVREQIANSSATGVAFDVGTLFVTPFRGIRLGASIANFGPKMRMDGSDLNIPFDPLPGQSGNNNAIPGRIATDAYDLPLTMRVGLATEVYEQAGTRVTVAVDALSPSATGQHVNAGAEVGLLGGLVQLRGGVQELFLEESPRSFTLGGGLRYGFGGLDLSADYAYEAADYFDGVHRLAVGLRF; this is translated from the coding sequence ATGCCCACCTCCCTCGCCCGGCCGACCGGCGGCGTCCTGCGGCTGGCCCTCCTCGCCGCCGTCCTCGTGGCCCTGCCCGCCTCGGCGCAGTCGGGGACGGCCGCGGCCGAGTTCCTCAACGTCCCGATCGGGGCCCGCGCGACGGCCATGGGCGGGGCCTTCGGGGCCACGGCCGCCGACGCCTCCGCGCTCTACTGGAACCCGGCCGGCCTCGCCGGGATGCGCGACGCGCAGGCCCAGTTCGAGTACGCCCAGTGGTACGTCGGCTCCGACGTCAACTTCGCGTCCGCCGCCAGCCCGACGCCGTTCGGCGTGGTCGCCGTCGGCGTGACGGCGCTGACCTACGAGGACATGGACGTGATCGAGGAGAGCGGCAACAGCCAGCTCCCGTCGGGCGAGACGTTCGCGGCGGGTTCCTACGCCGTCTCGCTCGGCTACGGGCGCCAGCTGACCGACCGGTTCTCGCTGGGCGGGACCGTCAAGGTCGTCCGCGAGCAGATCGCCAACTCGTCGGCGACGGGCGTGGCGTTCGACGTGGGGACCCTCTTCGTGACGCCGTTCCGGGGCATCCGCCTCGGCGCCTCGATCGCCAACTTCGGCCCGAAGATGCGGATGGACGGGTCGGACCTGAACATCCCGTTCGACCCGCTCCCGGGCCAGAGCGGCAACAACAACGCGATCCCCGGCCGGATCGCGACGGACGCCTACGACCTCCCGCTCACGATGCGCGTCGGGCTGGCGACCGAGGTCTACGAGCAGGCCGGCACGCGCGTGACGGTCGCCGTCGACGCGCTCTCGCCGTCGGCCACGGGCCAGCACGTCAACGCGGGCGCCGAGGTGGGCCTGCTCGGCGGGCTCGTCCAGCTCCGCGGCGGCGTCCAGGAGCTGTTCCTGGAGGAGAGCCCGCGGTCGTTCACGCTCGGCGGTGGCCTCCGCTACGGGTTCGGCGGGCTCGACCTCTCGGCCGACTACGCCTACGAGGCCGCCGACTACTTCGACGGCGTCCACCGCCTCGCCGTCGGCCTCCGGTTCTAG
- a CDS encoding T9SS type A sorting domain-containing protein: protein MRPTATHLGRWLGLAALAAVLATPALAQRTITLRMNSATQPDTIAADAALAGAQVRGQVASGTALPDGNTIDWNDNTTLIPENVGGDYWQIEFQIPDNEELKFKFFFGQSEPEGDLPGGWEAGGDQVIPAGTGDVALDLHYFEKVAGDQNYDWRPFEAGGDSVAVWFRTYIDTEDALSKGLDLDDGSLVVGVRGDNATGGSQDGGATTIDWGSTNIVLNRESDNPSSPGFKLFSGAVSYPASAIGSTQAYKFFFSDSDTDAGWENDIDGGNRTFTIPAQDSTLMWKFYSNSPANEGTAVTALVGFQVDVSPISSIGLYQVADDLVQVRGGFNGWDCPDDNQDDCLLQQIPGTPDFARQVPITAAPGGDPLPYKFYVDFRNADGTAQFQDAAGNDLDVGWEEPLDFGGGNRFFDFSGTEQTLDEQFFNGVRPGNVIADGQSVDLTFMVDMSEATMFEDAQGRAFDPAADTVSVQFEDVVWLLTQGYIPGGEDLVDTGSGGNLVNGFSLSDPDGDLVYTGTLTINGPTYNGIGYRYVFANDDDGLQAEGSGGFDAGRRRYRYITDVTADAFSFAKDTFRPAGPGVQAMPWEINPTGPFEPGDVQFSVPVGFVDEGLAVSIGDDPSRDGDLALGAVYPNPTTGLARVVVTAPAEAPVTVRVFDVTGRVVARVVEGAFVSGRPLDIDTRGLAAGLYLVRAESEAGVAIRSLTVVR from the coding sequence ATGCGACCCACTGCTACTCACCTCGGGCGATGGCTCGGCCTGGCGGCCCTCGCGGCCGTCCTCGCGACGCCAGCCCTCGCCCAGCGGACCATCACGCTCCGCATGAACTCGGCCACCCAGCCGGACACGATCGCGGCCGACGCGGCGCTCGCCGGCGCCCAGGTCCGCGGCCAGGTCGCCAGCGGCACAGCCCTGCCCGACGGCAACACCATCGACTGGAACGACAACACGACGCTGATCCCCGAGAACGTCGGCGGCGACTACTGGCAGATCGAGTTCCAGATCCCGGACAACGAGGAGCTCAAGTTCAAGTTTTTCTTTGGACAGTCCGAGCCTGAGGGCGACCTGCCTGGCGGCTGGGAGGCCGGCGGCGACCAGGTGATCCCGGCCGGGACCGGCGACGTGGCGCTCGACCTCCACTACTTCGAGAAGGTCGCCGGCGACCAGAACTACGACTGGCGGCCGTTCGAGGCCGGCGGCGACTCGGTCGCCGTCTGGTTCCGGACCTACATCGACACGGAGGACGCGCTCTCGAAGGGGCTCGACCTCGACGACGGCTCGCTCGTCGTCGGCGTCCGTGGCGACAACGCCACCGGCGGCAGCCAGGACGGCGGCGCGACGACCATCGACTGGGGCTCGACCAACATCGTCCTCAACCGCGAGAGCGACAACCCCTCCTCGCCCGGTTTCAAGCTGTTCTCGGGCGCCGTGTCGTACCCGGCCTCGGCGATCGGCTCGACGCAGGCCTACAAGTTCTTCTTCTCGGACAGCGACACGGACGCCGGTTGGGAGAACGACATCGACGGCGGAAACCGGACGTTCACGATCCCGGCCCAGGACTCTACCCTCATGTGGAAGTTCTACAGCAACAGCCCCGCCAACGAGGGGACGGCTGTGACGGCCCTCGTCGGGTTCCAGGTCGACGTCTCGCCGATCTCCTCGATCGGCCTCTACCAGGTCGCCGACGACCTTGTTCAGGTCCGCGGTGGGTTCAACGGGTGGGACTGCCCCGACGACAACCAGGACGACTGCCTGCTCCAGCAGATCCCGGGCACGCCGGACTTCGCCCGTCAGGTGCCGATCACGGCCGCGCCGGGCGGCGACCCGCTCCCGTACAAGTTTTACGTCGACTTCCGCAATGCGGACGGGACCGCCCAGTTCCAAGACGCCGCGGGGAACGACCTCGACGTCGGCTGGGAGGAGCCGCTCGACTTCGGCGGCGGCAACCGGTTCTTCGACTTCTCCGGCACGGAGCAGACGCTCGACGAGCAGTTCTTCAACGGCGTCCGCCCCGGCAACGTCATCGCCGATGGCCAGTCGGTCGACCTCACGTTCATGGTCGACATGAGCGAGGCCACGATGTTTGAGGACGCACAGGGCCGCGCGTTCGACCCGGCCGCCGACACGGTCTCGGTCCAGTTCGAGGACGTGGTCTGGCTCCTGACGCAGGGGTACATCCCCGGTGGGGAGGACCTCGTCGACACGGGCTCTGGGGGCAACCTCGTCAACGGGTTCTCGCTCTCTGACCCCGACGGCGACCTCGTCTACACCGGTACGCTTACGATCAACGGCCCGACCTACAACGGGATCGGCTACCGGTACGTCTTCGCCAATGACGACGACGGCCTCCAGGCCGAGGGCTCGGGCGGGTTCGACGCTGGCCGGCGCCGCTATCGGTACATCACCGACGTCACCGCCGACGCGTTCTCGTTCGCGAAGGACACGTTCCGGCCGGCCGGCCCGGGCGTTCAGGCGATGCCGTGGGAGATCAACCCGACCGGTCCGTTCGAGCCGGGCGACGTGCAGTTCTCGGTGCCCGTCGGCTTCGTCGACGAGGGCCTTGCCGTGTCTATCGGGGACGACCCGTCCCGCGACGGCGACCTCGCGCTCGGGGCCGTCTACCCGAACCCGACGACGGGCCTCGCCCGCGTCGTCGTGACCGCCCCGGCCGAGGCGCCGGTGACGGTCCGCGTGTTCGACGTGACGGGCCGCGTGGTGGCCCGTGTGGTCGAGGGCGCGTTCGTCTCGGGCCGCCCGCTCGACATCGACACGCGCGGCCTCGCCGCCGGCCTCTACCTCGTCCGCGCCGAGAGCGAGGCGGGCGTGGCCATCCGGAGCCTGACGGTCGTCCGCTAG